The window ttttttcgtaTCAAAAAGTTTTCGGTatcacaaagttttaaaaccaattAGCGTGTTCTAAATTACAAAGTTTGTTATTGAAATGTTACTAAGCGAACTCGTGAGAATTCAAAATGGCAGCTAGCAGGGAGTATTTTTTACAATGTGGTATAGCctacatatattttgttttgaattgAATGCTAAAAAGCTGTACGTATACATATATCACGTtataatgaataatatgcatacatgtacatgagcATACACAGAGGCATCATCGTAGATATATCTTCTTGATGTACCATTTATTACCAACAGCTAAGTATATGAGAGCTAAGTAGGAGCGTAGATGaaagttgaaattttaaaattgttaccATAGTTTCTTTGTACAAGTTTGACTTTATCTTGCTTGCTATGTTAACGTTTTAAACACCGTTTTAAGtgtaatatttaatatgtattaTTTGTAGTAGTTGTGCTCATGAAGAATGTGAGATTTTGCAAAAGTAGTTTTCTGTCATTTGATAACTGTATTAAATTTCAAATAGCATCAAGTACAATGGTGAGTTTAACTTTGTTGCAGGGTTATTGTTTGTATTTTACAGCCGCAACTTGGGAGATAATATTGCCGGCCATTCTTCTCCTCCTAGCTGGGCTTTGCTTTTCAATGGGCATCGTGTATTGCACCCGGTGAGAGAATCATTGTATCTTTTACTGGTTAccttttattattatactggctttatttttctcatgaatAGAATTTAGTAATTTATTTAGTAATTTAGTGGATTTAGTTTCTAGTTTGTTCAATAAGTTAAATATACTTTTGAAATATACAAAAAGCAGAGGCAAattcttatttttaaaattgtgtagAGCAAAACAGTATTTTCTGCAGCAGTCTTACTTTCAGTGCTATAAAAAAGTAATAATCAATTcgcttttacatttgttttgctAGTGGAATTGGATGAAAACAGcagaaacatataacatttcaATGACTTCTGGTGTAGATATAAGAGGAGAGTACAGAAGCTAAACAATGTTCAGATGGTTCTTCCTGAAATCCCAATAAAGAAATCACGCAGCTCAGCTAATGACACAAGCGTTGGACAGATTTACCTAAAGCGTTGCGCTCACCATGGAATGTCGGAGCATCCAGTAAAGGTTTGTTAtgaaatacatttaaaaaacatttttatatgttaGTTTTACTTACCTTCGCAAAAGTTAGTTATATAAGAAGTTTTGATTATCAGAATTTCAGATGCAGACATTGTGGCTGAGCTACCTGGGTAGTTCATCCAATTTTAATAACAAGCAAGTTTTATCAGGTGTTcaacaaagtaaaacaaaagaATTTCCCAAACTTTATAACAGTAATCACgttcacatttttatttatttcaaactAAATTTGGATTTGTCTTCTTTTGACTGTTTGATAACCTATGCTGCAGGCAAATGTTGCAAATTAGGCATCTTTATTTTTGCTTCCACAACACTGCACATAAGTGTTTGTAGCCAATAACATAAAAATTAGATTGTTTTAATATTTCAGTGCTGATGAAAATAGAAGATTTTACTAATtaatgttttgtgatgtttgttGGATAGAATCAAAACTAAAATTGCAATCTATCTTGTCAAGAACAGTTAAAAAACAGATTTTTTATATCAATTTACTTGTAGCCTGCAATACCCTGTGATGTCAGTAACAGGCCCAACAAACTTGATTATATAAACCAATCGCCAGGCAAGACACCAAGGACCGAAAATGATTGCAGCAAACGTTTCTAATATAGCAACAAATCTAAGCTATCAGCCACGCTTGAGTCGCAAGGGTAAGAAAATGAACTACAACAATGCGAGTGGCTGGCAATGTTGCACATTTTCTGACACTTCCCCGAAAAGCACAGATGCTTGAATTCTATTGCAGACGGTGAATGGTCTGTGATGGATTCTTCTGGAAACACATCTATGGatctaaacaatatttttactcCAGCATGCagcttttagaaaatattttcttacacCTCGGCTTGCTTTTGCATCTAGCGAACAAGCAAATGGCTTAGCTTACAACTTATGGTGAATGAATATCCAGGAACACGTTGAACCTAGCTGAGATCCGTAGCTATTGTCATATCATGGAATCAGATCAAGTAATGGGCTAATTAAGACTGCAGACTGAGTGATCGAGTTGGTTCTCAGGCTAGGTTGGAAGGTATCGCTGAGTTAAATGAAATTTGTTTCGAGTATCAGATATGAATTTTTTactatatttcatatataaataatctGCAAGTGGCTGCTGTACAGTTAGAATAAAGATGCTGACATTGTTTTTATGATGGACAGAATATCACAGAAAACAgtggtgaaatttataaacaatctatttcagCATAGATGCAGACCAATGAGATGTCAGTAAAATTATTTAGACAGGTAAATGATTCGAGGAGTAACTGCCAAGCAAGACTTATACAGAAATGATTTTTTTCTCGGTTTCTCTACAGTATAGAACAGGATTTACTCCAAAGATTGACTACACATCCAGAGTCAATTGCCAACCCCAATCAAGAAGTCTTGCCCCAACATTGACCTATATACCACTAAATGTTAGGCTCCGAGAACCTCTTCTCTGTTTTGTACGTTGACCATTGAACGTTTGTTCATAGCTCCTCTTTTCTTATAAAGCTTTTGGCCTCTTCCAATGAAGAGAAGAATGCTGCCCACATTTTTTCACAATATCCCATCAAAATTCCCGAgtattttgtatcaaaacatgactgtttCAGTTTAACAATAGGTGGTCTAAACGTCATCTATGCcaaaatagattgtttataaatttcaccacTTACAGTGTAGCAAATGCTACAACAACGCATTGGGAAGATGTTACCATTATTTAAAAGATATCCACAACTGCCACATTTTGAGAGCAAGGAcacatgttttatttaaaaaatagcaTGTACTACAAGTGGTAATTGAGACTGAAAACAGCCATCATACTTATCAAAAgtataaaacattttcaaatttaaaatctttactataaaagCTAATTATAAGTATACAATGGAATCAGGAGAAGGGTCACTTAtaactataaaattatattagctCCTAAAAAGACTTGCACATATTATTGACAAGTAGAGCCTAGAAAAATAAAGAAGATAAGCAATCGTTATGAAAGAAAGTATAAAACTCGGCATATCACAGCGTATAAGGTAGTGATGAGCACGCAACAGGAAGTGGAAGTATTGGGAGATAACCCAATCAGAAGAGTAACAAAATCTAACAATTCACAGGGTGGGAAGGCAAGAGAGAGATGAGAGGTAATTCTCTCAGCAGCGGTCATAAATCTACAACTTCGTAAATAATAGCCTATTGTAATGCCATAATATGATGGTTTAATCTTTGGTTGAATTTGATTTGCTTTGGTCATCTATGATTTCACTTTCATGGTCATCTATAGTTTCACTTTCATCCTCTTCAGATGAATCACTACTAAAAGAAATATTGCACCAAATAACCAATAAGAACTTGCGATTTGACCAAATAACCAATAAGAACTTGCGATTAGACCAAATAACCAATAAGAACTTGCGATTCGACCAAATAACCAATAAGAACTTGCGATTCGACCAAGTAATACAATAAGAACTTGCAATTTGACCAAATAACCAATAAGAACTTGCGATTTGACCAAATAACCAATAAGAACTTGCGATTTGACCAAATAACCAATAAGAACTTGCGATTCGACCAAGTAATACAATAAAAACTTAAGTTTTGCTAACatcattttacaaaataaaaaatttgttgataagaattcagtacaagggtttgcgacggtgttgatgaataattttcgtgcgttttgtgcacatatgcatttatcataaagctctccAACAATCgtttcgctcgtgtttggtcatgggacaAATGGAAATTTATAGCTGTTTGTGGAACCTCTGATAACGACTCACCAAGCCGTCTCAAGTTAAATGAAACACAGATTAATAACCTATAAGCTACTCGATGCTCATGTAACAATGAAGAGAAGGAATACCTCAATTCTGGGGTGTCGCATGGCGGATGTTCTGTGGGCACAGGAACGGAGAGGTCACTCTTGAGGAACACAACTGTAACAGTAATATTATCACTGCTTCCCTCTTCCCTTGCCGCTCGCACTAAGACCTCAGCCACATCTGTTCAAAACATGAGTCATGCACAATTACAAGCGCAAAGACAACGATGAGGTGGAAAGAGTACTAAAGATAACAATTGGGAAGGTATGACAGAATGGATGAAAGAGatgataaaaaatgtaaatagaTGCTATTGAAGAGGTCATACATTGACCtcttcaataaaatatttttaattctcACGCTAGCTTTAACTGAATCACAGAACGGTTGGGTTCAGGGTGAGAAATTAGCTATGAATGTATAGGAAGATGGTCATGTGATCAAAAGGATCATGAGAAagtaaaaagagaaaaaataaaaacaagacAACCGTGAACACCATCATTTGTACTATTATGAGTGAACTAGACAGAATATTGTCACACATGGCCATGAAAAAGTAAAGTATAGAAATAATTGTGCAATGGTGCTTGATTGGTCATGTTCCAGGTCACTTGGCAGCTCACAAGGATTATAGCACCTACTCCATCATATAATTAATGACAAGAGAAGACAaggacaaatcaaatgtttttgCACGCACCTTCATATGTACGCATACCTAGGGACAGTGGCCTTCACCCATCATAAACTTCGTTAGGAAACTATCCAACCAATGAAAATACTTACCCTTGTGTGCTTTTCCTGACTGAATATGATTATAGACCAACTGAACAGCCTCATCAAATGTCACTGTGTCCCACAAGCCATCACATGCAACTATTATGTACTCCTCTGATCCATCCAATGGTAGATTTCTAGAGTCAGCATCGCTGCTGATGTATGGCTTGTAATCTATGTCACCTTGAGAAAAAAATGTTGATGCTGGAATGACCATGTGACTTACAGCGCTTACTAATAATATCAAATTGACCCatttaatattttgtcaaaagagataagatgtattatgtatatttaAGCTTAGTAACTTCACGaacttaaaaattttaatttttgcattTATGACATCAAATGacctttctttttatttattttttgtagcattatatgtaaataattttttttctataaaaatgatCAAAAACTCTGCTCAAtccaataaaaaaaaatatatacatacgcCAATATTTAAAAGGCCACCATTTTGTTTCAATTGAGATCTATAGCCTGATGACTGCGCAAGCACAAAACTGAGAGTAGCTGACCAAGATAAGTACACTATCTAATTCTCTACTAACTTATACTGCTCCGTTCTATGTAGAACACTGTGATTTTAGTTCTACTTATGATAAAtttcaatattatatatatatatatatataaattagtagaaaactaaatatatatcattttaaAGTAATTACGTTAAAAAAAAGAACTCTAAACTctgatattaaaatattacaacTAGATGGTTTATAAGACTAAAATTTCTCGCAGCAGCTACAACGCTGTTTcatttgtacatatatatataaacaatgagagtcGATAAGTGTTATCAACAATGGCACGCAAGATTTAGCAAGTCTTCACATGACTGGCTGAAACCTTACATGTTGTTCAAGTTGCAAGTTACATTTCAGCGAGTTACAAGAAGACCAATATTCCAAATATGTAGCCTAAAATTTGGTGATAATTCATAAAAAGAATTCGCAGCAGTAGTAGCAGGTTGTTTCACATGAATATGGTTTAATAGCGTCTGTAAATTGGAAAATATACCTATAGAACTCGAAGCCAAACAATAGCCTTAGATACAATGCTAAGTGCTAAAAACACGACAACAAGCATAGCATAACAAACATAACATAGTACCAATGGCTCTTGATACAGCCAAGTTTCCATTCACCCTCCAAGTACCAAAGAACACAACAGATCCTCCTAAAGCTTCAATACGAGCTCTCTCTTCTTCACATTCTGGTTTGTGAGGATTCATTATTTCAGTAGCACGCCCCGACTTGACAAGCAAAGCTTGAGAGTCACCGAGCCAAGCCACAGCCAAGTGGTTAGGTTCTATGAGTACAGCGACCCCGGTAGTTCCACTGTGCAACTTCTGTAGATAAGATGAGCAATTGCAACGGTGTTAGAAGCAGGGATGCACTGATTCCATATTTAGATTGACAAAAATCACGTAAATTAATGCAGAAGATCTAGAAATGGGATTAATTTCTGTTATTTTATCTCTACCAACTCTTTTTAAGTCAACTGCTAACCATTTTATCCAAAACATAACAAATTCAAATGACAAAAAACTTAATGGAATTGGACTACATTCTCTCAGAcaagataattaataaaatctATACGATTTTCTCTCGTTGAGCCATGGTCAGTATCATAGTCAGTTtgttaaaacattgaaaaaacaACTAAACACGAGCAAATTTTAGGAAATgtattttgtaaaactattcctTATGATGTCCTCAATAAATACAAAGGTGGTTTGATATGATAAATCTGAAAGTGTTAATTACAAATTGTCAAGCTAAATCCTTTtgctaaatttaaattttctttacTTGGCTGGGCATTTGCGCCATGATAAATATATGCAAATTGGTGCCTTTTCAAAATAACTTTGCAAAAAGTATGTCTAGCAAATAATTTAACGTTTGAGCTATTTCCTAGCACAAGGTTAACCGAAAACGCAAAATAACGCAccatttttactaaaaaaacaaaaaccgTAACCTGATCAGCTATAATCGTTAACGATGTAACTGTCTCATAACATGGTGTACAGTAAAGTTATTTATTGAGGAGCACTCACATTCTTATCAGTATGTATACTTGATAGTCACATATTATGGTATGTACTCTATATTGAACCATAAGGAATGAACAGCCGTACAACTTTGAAGAATCAGTAAGTTGGCTagtaattaaaatttgtttgaGTTTGAACTGAGGACTCGCCACTTCCTGACTCGCCATGTGACCTATATATGTGACCTATATTTTGGCGTGTAAAACCTTTCACATGACCACATAGGCAATGTAACTTATTCaaattattcatatatacaatgttgtaaaaaataaatgatcGTCAAAGAACTTTGACTAGTTTCAATAAATATGGTGTCATAGTTGCAAGCCAATTCTTTGAAGTTGCActtattaaatatcaaaatgAAGCTCTGAGTCTCCTCCATTAAGATATTTATATGCAAAACACATGAAAAATTGTATAATTGCAAATTAATGAAGTATTAAAATGTGTAAAAAGTTGAttagtaaaatgatttttataatATCAAGTTCACGAATCCTTTCTGGATCTCTTAGAAGCCCTTTAGCTTCTTTCATATTCAACACATAGTTgtgatattaaaatattttactcagtTCTATTTTCcaacgaccaaacacgagcgaagctagtgtttgggagctttgtgataaatgcatatgtgcacacaactcccgaaaaactATCCGTCAATGGCCgtaaccaaacccttgtaccgaaatcccatcaaaaaatttaaccatttttgtgtagagtcatttaagtataataatggtactaaacacatataaacctatttaaattgGATTgaataatacataactagacgttaatttggcctaaaatcgccatgaaaacctgacaagccttttttaatcaaaattaaaactggcaaacaaaacgccaataaagccgtgcgacagatagtagaactattagtgcacatttcacgagaaaaccgcgcacatttcaccagtctatagcattgtccaattgccgaaggtttctgtaattaacgtagaagtagtGAAAtgttatcttttcttttttactgattttattattcgattttataagatttaattataagaataatcattcgaatttataagatcgaagtatatagtgaccgatggtgtgcaataagttactgttattatttttctaaagattctgttgatgatattacggctgtgcccaatatcgcggtactgccaagctgtttttaatatctgccaaattaagtaataggcctacattttcttatagatatacagctatttctatgacaaccaactaaaatctagaaatgggttgtgatatttatttggATTTCTGATATAACTtcagaaatctaaataaatgtcacttcttgatattggtttcTATGAccttttgaaatgtaaacaaaattgtttacatttcgttggttttcgtttctcaaactttaacaccagttttctcagaactatgttttcgcactaattgTAAACATACATTGAGTTTACTgatcataaaatctgctgtaattaatctggaatcaaatttttttttcgcCAAacaactgagaattttctccttctgctagtgtagataactctaaatctaaCACACCccacttaaccatggtttctgtgatcatgacccatttcttcattTTGCtccaatttgaaaaaaacttccagacacatGTGAATGCTAATGTTTGCTTTTTGTTACAGAtcactgtcaaaaccattctacattcaacacaaccaactttcaaactgtgtatattacacagcagtttGCCATTTTGCTTCTAATATTGCACATCtgctattgcaggggagagatataaacatataaccttttcctttcattattgctgtttgttgtacataataacacccagtacattgcagctaccattgcagttctcctattgcactgcagtgccatttgactgctaatattgcatttctcaaccagcagtaacctttctttttccattatcactttggtcgtgggctgtatgagaggggaatttctagtatttatAATATCTTTTTTGTCAACTTATTTGGGTTCAAAATTAAAAAgacaaaatcaaataaattttaaaattgaaacaacaCAGAACACTAGCACATCCCATTAGCTTCATAGCGCCAACATGGTAGACCAATAGAAGGAAGCAACCGTGTATAGTGGCAGTCACTTACCCTAgaacacttatattttgctagtatttagttttgtgactagtatacagagtaaaatttcgctgcaacttaatttcgcagctctgatgagtgcgaaaatatagtgatatgaaaataaatgcagtggaacaaacataattagactCCTCAgattcagttcaccgataaaaaaaattaaatttgggactagtttggaattgtgaaccgcaggtagaatggtgtgggcgagatcgataatgcaatttgatcgcttgctgctatttgtttcttggactatcaatgaacaaagctatttaatgtcgcgttttcgctcgttcattatgatagtttagtttcgcacatgaaattttcgcgaaaggatgactccgcgaaaacgcgaaagttagatgaggcaaatacatgttaagtgtcctagggtaaataAAAAGGAGCAAGCGTGAACAAGGACAACAACATCTATACCAGGGATTAGGCACCAAAAGTTCTAATGGTATAAACAGAATGAAGAATACATGGACAACACAGACAGCATACATAACAGGAAGTACAGGGCCGATAGCacaatatatacaaaaagaaaTGCACATCAATGCAGACTGTATCTTTGCTACAGACACCAGATCAGTATAATAACCGGTCTAATAATGTAACCTTACAGACTCTAATCTATAAGGAAAGGAACACCATaaagcctctaattgaatgccacctttatttgaatgccacctgtatttgaacaccacatttaattgaacgccacctctatttgaccaacGCAATagaaaaaaggttgaaaaatagaccgccacctccatttgatcgccactttgacatttctTGACTTTTACAAACCCGTAATCGAAAATTATCGGTAGAAAGGTGTCCATAAAACTGTACtgataatgactcggttacatcaataacaattaatcctttcgttgtttttgttcatagcaaagtctgttttccaacttcaaagcttACGGTTTGTTCTTTAAAACTCTGAAAGCAACGCCGcagaaatgattaataactgtatcaggctaatagtattTTCTTGTATAACGCCTTCTTGATACTTCaacgtatgtgaaaaatggtcTTTATTTATGATGGTATATGAAGGAcgagttttaggctaaaagatGCGCTTACCGCACGTGCAGCtaaaaatttatcattatttgtgcgaAATGCAACACTTTCACAgcgcgtgaaagttttgctaaGCTAATAATATCGACAAGTTCAGCAGTACAGAAGAAGAGTCGAGGCCATAACACATTATGGAAGGTATTGTacagccagaagatgttcgATGCATTGAAAGCATTAATTAAAACGCGACTggccaagcaaacgatgcaaatatttatgtttcaaaaatgttaacttttatttctgcatgtattataagtatgattCGTTTATATGCCACTTCTTCttaaatatgtatttgtagcatttgatagattactactattatataacttacaaatctgaagatttatagcatattatttcaTAGCatttttacagttattttaacTCGGCTTCCAATGgcactcataactcctcttctattgcacatacaaAAGCCAGTTTTAccgcaaactgtagcaaacatatcaacgAGTGCAATAAGATTTTATGCAACATGCTAAATAccgttataaaatgaaaaaatggctTTCAATTTggtatgaaataaaaaattaaaagctccaGCAACttgcaaagcagggcacagactataatatcatcataagttaattgaaagcaatagatatcaactggtaaagatatttttcagcttcccaatgcatatttatataaagatctttgacaagttagaggtgaGTTAGCAGATATATaccatccaaaagggttaatgtcgctgcgcccaaaggagagtgcaaaatataggcgatatTCGTTTCCCACGTAAaggggttaaatttatcttcctccaaaattctgacaagctatttgaaCAATACAAtgtcagcctctatttgaacgccacctctatttaaccgCCACTCTAAAGGAAGtcttgaaaaatagagcgccatagcattcaaataaaggtctTGTGGTAATTTATAGAAGGGTTATATAAGGATATGAGTTACTGGAGTATTTTCCTAGTCGCTCCAGCTCAATCTAAATGTCTTTTCTGCCCGACAAACCAAGTGAGTAGTTGACAAATTGGGAGGCTCAGACTTTTAAAAAGACAAATCTAAGAGGATTGAGAGAAAGGAAGGAGGTACAAACATGAGAAAAGCTATATGCGACATTgttttcaattatattatttcacAAACTATTTTGAGAATTTaatcttaaagattgacttgcaacaaagttcacattacagttatttggtatcaaaagattcaccatgtcttactctgctgtgttgtacatgcaaaatatgtggaaatgcaattacaagctcttataagctcaaaaacgaacagttaatcgccgccatcacgaaactgccgtagattggaatcagtttatttctctaaCGTAATCAATccgtttggttattgttttgacacgtgatgttctcacgtgaattgaaaggccaataaaaggatcaatataaaacttctcgtagcactagtttatgacaaacacttcgggttttaccaaaaagcccgtatcaaatataggtgctcgctactttacagttttgtttcgacttggtctaatcatctagtcgcaGTCTGATCATGTAACAcgtacttcctgccaaacagtgcgaataatttctgcagcattttcgattatcacaggtgactaacaggcttgtcatgtttatcagagaatgataagtactccttcgagctgaaattaaaaaattaaacgaattttcacagtaggttataagatactagtgctgaaagtgacagcattacaatgatgatgaaatagatgcataaggacaatagacatggttttattgaatgcgtgaagtatatttgtgaaaatatttcgacgaattaggttgcatgaaagtgtaaacagaagccatctcattcagctacatcccatttgacCCATTTTAGAAAgatattctaatctacggcagtttctgACGGCGGCGAttatctgttcatttttgagctttcaagagcttgtaataacatttccacatattttgcacctacaacacagcagtgtaagacacggtgaatcttttgaaaccaaataactgtcatgtgaactttgttgcaagtcagcctttaaaTATACAATGAAAGCTCAAGAAGTAGAATTGAGTCAAGTTTGTCAAcctaaatatttacataaatccTTACTCTGATGAGCCATAGGCGCGAGTGTTACACCACATGACACAGAAAACACATAAACAGCTAGAGAAGAGCCCTGACAATGCATAAGCAAGGTTAGCAAATAACATGCTGTTCAAACCTCTTTGGCTGCTCGAACGCTGAAGTTTACATCGATTTGTGCAAAGGCAGCGGAAAGGGTTGCTGCCCAGTCCTCAGTTGATTGATTAAGCAAATAGAAAGGGAAATGTGCAGCTGCATAGCTCGAAGCATCTGGCCCTCCATGACCATCAAATACTGTGTATAGGGAGGTCTCCTTGAATGCCTATGAGGAAACTAGAATAGGTGGAACAGGGTGATATTATGAAGCCTTATCTCCCCCTTGCATACAGCCAGAAATGAAAAAGGAAAGTGTTGATTAAAATTCAAAGTTGCAGTAGtgtatacagtggaacctctacttgTGAAATTAATTCAGTTCATAATCCGTTTCAGAA of the Watersipora subatra chromosome 4, tzWatSuba1.1, whole genome shotgun sequence genome contains:
- the LOC137393271 gene encoding protein phosphatase 1E-like isoform X5, with amino-acid sequence MKKLKGTAAAGLQIIYLLIYDANKLCQLTFRLVEEIITCWTDELPSHVIDCCSSFKHQISCFAIKNTRRKMEDRHNTFPLLKLFTDNEAFKETSLYTVFDGHGGPDASSYAAAHFPFYLLNQSTEDWAATLSAAFAQIDVNFSVRAAKEKLHSGTTGVAVLIEPNHLAVAWLGDSQALLVKSGRATEIMNPHKPECEEERARIEALGGSVVFFGTWRVNGNLAVSRAIGDIDYKPYISSDADSRNLPLDGSEEYIIVACDGLWDTVTFDEAVQLVYNHIQSGKAHKDVAEVLVRAAREEGSSDNITVTVVFLKSDLSVPVPTEHPPCDTPELSSDSSEEDESETIDDHESEIIDDQSKSNSTKD
- the LOC137393271 gene encoding protein phosphatase 1E-like isoform X4; the protein is MSNNAELKAFLNEFVHGYLSKPDEEKLPPFRLVEDKIHYEEIKGHCCGWAADYLFAHKCPALLSNLVCCKVVEQVGATDLSEMLNSSSSDEGDVYDANKLCQLTFRLVEEIITCWTDELPSHVIDCCSSFKHQISCFAIKNTRRKMEDRHNTFPLLKLFTDNEKLHSGTTGVAVLIEPNHLAVAWLGDSQALLVKSGRATEIMNPHKPECEEERARIEALGGSVVFFGTWRVNGNLAVSRAIGDIDYKPYISSDADSRNLPLDGSEEYIIVACDGLWDTVTFDEAVQLVYNHIQSGKAHKDVAEVLVRAAREEGSSDNITVTVVFLKSDLSVPVPTEHPPCDTPELSSDSSEEDESETIDDHESEIIDDQSKSNSTKD
- the LOC137393271 gene encoding protein phosphatase 1E-like isoform X2; the encoded protein is MSNNAELKAFLNEFVHGYLSKPDEEKLPPFRLVEDKIHYEEIKGHCCGWAADYLFAHKCPALLSNLVCCKVVEQVGATDLSEMLNSSSSDEGDVYDANKLCQLTFRLVEEIITCWTDELPSHVIDCCSSFKHQISCFAIKNTRRKMEDRHNTFPLLKLFTDNEAFKETSLYTVFDGHGGPDASSYAAAHFPFYLLNQSTEDWAATLSAAFAQIDVNFSVRAAKEKLHSGTTGVAVLIEPNHLAVAWLGDSQALLVKSGRATEIMNPHKPECEEERARIEALGGSVVFFGTWRVNGNLAVSRAIGDIDYKPYISSDADSRNLPLDGSEEYIIVACDGLWDTVTFDEAVQLVYNHIQSGKAHKDVAEVLVRAAREEGSSDNITVTVVFLKSDLSVPVPTEHPPCDTPELSDSSEEDESETIDDHESEIIDDQSKSNSTKD
- the LOC137393271 gene encoding protein phosphatase 1E-like isoform X1, translating into MSNNAELKAFLNEFVHGYLSKPDEEKLPPFRLVEDKIHYEEIKGHCCGWAADYLFAHKCPALLSNLVCCKVVEQVGATDLSEMLNSSSSDEGDVYDANKLCQLTFRLVEEIITCWTDELPSHVIDCCSSFKHQISCFAIKNTRRKMEDRHNTFPLLKLFTDNEAFKETSLYTVFDGHGGPDASSYAAAHFPFYLLNQSTEDWAATLSAAFAQIDVNFSVRAAKEKLHSGTTGVAVLIEPNHLAVAWLGDSQALLVKSGRATEIMNPHKPECEEERARIEALGGSVVFFGTWRVNGNLAVSRAIGDIDYKPYISSDADSRNLPLDGSEEYIIVACDGLWDTVTFDEAVQLVYNHIQSGKAHKDVAEVLVRAAREEGSSDNITVTVVFLKSDLSVPVPTEHPPCDTPELSSDSSEEDESETIDDHESEIIDDQSKSNSTKD
- the LOC137393271 gene encoding protein phosphatase 1E-like isoform X3; translation: MSNNAELKAFLNEFVHGYLSKPDEEKLPPFRLVEDKIHYEEIKGHCCGWAADYLFAHKCPALLSNLVCCKVVEQVGATDLSEMLNSSSSDEGDVYDANKLCQLTFRLVEEIITCWTDELPSHVIDCCSSFKHQISCFAIKNTRRKMEDRHNTFPLLKLFTDNEAFKETSLYTVFDGHGGPDASSYAAAHFPFYLLNQSTEDWAATLSAAFAQIDVNFSVRAAKEALLVKSGRATEIMNPHKPECEEERARIEALGGSVVFFGTWRVNGNLAVSRAIGDIDYKPYISSDADSRNLPLDGSEEYIIVACDGLWDTVTFDEAVQLVYNHIQSGKAHKDVAEVLVRAAREEGSSDNITVTVVFLKSDLSVPVPTEHPPCDTPELSSDSSEEDESETIDDHESEIIDDQSKSNSTKD